The proteins below come from a single Corylus avellana chromosome ca3, CavTom2PMs-1.0 genomic window:
- the LOC132175788 gene encoding beta-amylase 2, chloroplastic-like yields MIKKHGAALNFTCAEVQMLDQHGDFSEALADPEGLVWQVLNAAWDVCIPIASENALPCHDRVGYNKLLDNAKPMNDLDGRHFLSFTYLRLSPLLMESQNFMEFERFVKRMHGEAVLDLQV; encoded by the exons ATGATAAAGAAGCATGGAGCTGCTTTAAATTTCACTTGTGCTGAGGTACAAATGTTAGACCAGCATGGGGACTTCTCAGAGGCACTGGCAGATCCTGAGGGTTTAGTCTGGCAA GTGCTGAATGCTGCATGGGATGTTTGCATACCAATTGCTAGTGAAAATGCACTTCCTTGTCATGACAGAGTAGGCTACAACAAGCTATTAGATAACGCCAAGCCCATGAATGATCTAGATGGGAggcattttttgtcttttacctACCTTCGGCTTAGTCCACTTCTTATGGAAAGTCAAAACTTCATGGAATTTGAACGCTTTGTCAAGAGAATGCACG GGGAAGCAGTTCTTGATCTCCAGGTATAG